In the genome of Acidovorax sp. 69, the window CAGCGGATTGGCCGGAGCAGGCACTGCGCCTACACGGCGCTTTCCGCCAGGAGTGGGTGGCCCCAAGGGCGGTGGTGAGGGGGGCATGGGAGGCTCCGTTCAGACAATGCGATGCTATGCGCGGCATGCGTTACGCGGGGAGCCCACAGACTCAGAAGCGCTCTTGCGGCGACAGGTAGCGCCACTGCCCCGCGGGCAGGTTGCCCAGGGTCACGCGACCGATGCGGATTCGCTTGAGGCCCACCACCTTGAGCCCCACCAGTTCGCACATGCGGCGGATCTGGCGCTTTTTGCCCTCGGTGAGCACAAAACGCAGCTGCTCGGGGTTTTGCCAATCGACCTTGGCGGGCTTGAGCGCCTCGCCGTCCAGGCTCAGGCCATGGCGCAGGCGCTCCAGCAACTCAGTCGGAAACACCGCCTGCACATTGGTGCTGACAGGGTCACGCTCGTCAATTTCCTGCAGCGGCGCGGAGCGCTCGCTGGGGTGGCGGGGGACCGCCTGGCCGGGGGCCTGGTAGACCACGCGCACCAGGTACTCCTTTTCCATCTCGGAGTCCTCGCCGATGATCTGCCGGGCCACGCGGCCGTCCTGCGTCAGCACCAGCAGGCCCACTGAGTCGATATCCAGCCGCCCCGCAGGCGCCAGCCCGCGCAGTTGCGGGGGCGAAAACCGGTGGCGACTAGGGTCATCACGCCAGTGCGTGCGGGGATTGATCAGCGCCACGGCAGGCGTGTGGCCGTCTTCGGCCTGGCCGCTCACGTAGCCCATGGGCTTGTGCAGCAGGATGGTGACACGCTGCTCCTGAAAATCTTGAGCCACCTTGTCCACATCGATTCGATCGGCCGCTGTGACCTGCAGTCCCATGGGCGCCACCTCGCCATTGACCTTGACCCAGCCCTGGGCAATCCAGTCGTCGGCCTCGCGCCGCGAGCACAGCCCCAGCTCGGCCATGCGTTTGTTCAAGCGGGACGTGACCAACCCGTTCGCAGCGACGGTTGCAGCCGCCCGTACCGGCGCCTGACGCACCGGGGCAACAAACGCGCCCGTCGCCGTGCGGTAATTGGGAGGCGCGGGCGCCCTGGCAGGCCGGGGGGCAGGCGCAGGCCGCACGGGCGCTGCCTTGGCGGCGACGGCGGGGCGGCGCAGCACCGGGCGGGCAGTGGGCGCAGAGGCGGTTGGGCCATCTGCATTGGATGCAGCCGGGCTCACAGGCGGACGGGAACTGGAAGTAGACATTGCACGTATTTTCGCCTGCAAGCCAGACGGACCAAAAGTGGGAACCCATCGGCAATGCCCAGGAGGCCATCGCGACCGATGAATAACCCGTGAAGCTTACCCCTGGCGCGCCTGCCAGGCCAGGAAATCGTCGACCGGCAGGGGCCGCGTGATGTGGTAACCCTGCGCCTCATCGCAGGCCAGCGTACGCAGATGCTCCAGGATCCCGGCAGTTTCCACGCCCTCGGCCACCACGGTAAGCCCCAGGTTATGCGCCAGGTCAATGGTCGAGCGCACGATCATCGCGTCGTCTTCGCCCGTCTCCATGCCCATCACAAACGATTTGTCGATTTTGAGTTCATCCACCGGCAAGCGCTTGAGGTAGGCCAGCGACGAATAACCCGTGCCGAAATCGTCGATGGACAGTTTGAAGCCCTGCTCGGACAGCCGGTTGAGCATGGCCTCGGCGCGCTGCGGGTCGTCCATGATCGCGCTTTCGGTGATCTCCAGACAGAAGGCACTGGCCTGTACGTCATGCCGCACCAGGATGTCGGCCAGTCGGTTGCTGAGTTCCGGGTCGAGCAGGTCGCGGGTGGACAGGTTGACCGACACCCTGAGCGGCAGGCCCTGCGTGCGCGGGTCGGCCAGCAGCCGCGCAACCTCGTCAAACATCCACAGTGTGAGCTGGCGCACAAAACCGGTCTGCTCGGCAAACGGGATGAACTCCATCGGGGGAACCAGCCCCCGCTGCGGATGCTGCCAGCGCACCAGCGCCTCGGCCGACAAGCCGGGCTGCCCATGCAGCGACACCTTCGGCTGCAGATACAGGCGCAGTTCATGGTGCTCCACCGCGTGGCGCAGCTCGGTCAGCAGCGACAGGGTCTGTGCACTGGCCGAGTCGAAAGCAGCGTCGTACTGCAATGCACCACTGAGCTTGCGCTTGGCTGCGTACATCGCAATCTCCGAACGGCTGAGCAGGGTGTCAGCATCATCGGCATCATCCGGCCAGCAGGCAAAACCGATGCCGGCGCTCAAATCCACGGTCTGGTCTTCAAACGCCAAAGGCTCCTCGAACGATTGGTTGATGCGCTGGGCAATGTCATGGGCGGCAGACGCATCGGCACAAGGCAGCAAGATGGCGAACTGATTGCCGCCCAAACGCGCCACCATATCGTCGGGTGAGCGAACTTGCCGACTCAAGCGCCCAGCCACAGCCTGCAACAACCGGTCGCCAAAGGCGTAGCCCAGTACGTCATTGACATGCTTGAACCGATCCAGATCAAGGGTGAGCACCGCCAAGGGCTGCTCTGACGTAGCACTGCCCGCAATGGCCTGAACGACCGTCTCGCGAAAACGTTCGCGATTGGGAAGACCCGTCAAACGGTCCCAGTAGGCCAGGCGGCGAATCTCGGTTTGCTGCGCACCAATGTCCACCCGCATGTGGTCGAACGAACGCGCCAGGTTGCCAATCTCGTCGGTGCGGTCGGTGTGCTCCAGCGGCACATCGTATTCTCCGCGCGAGAGCCGCTGCGTGGCGGCAAGCAGCGAGCGCAGCGGCGTTGTCAGACGCTGCGCAACCACCCCGGTGCCCGCGGCAAACAACAAAACGCCCGCCACGGTGATGATGGCCAGGAGCACCTGCAACTGGCGGTAGGGCGCTACCACTTCATCCACCGAACGCAGCAACAGCGAGCGGACCTCCCCACCCACGCTATCGAGCTGGCTGGAGCGCGCCAGCAACGTGCCCTCGGCCGTCTGAATCTCGCCCACCGCCCCGGCTTCCCGTTGCAGCAAAGCCAGGGCATCCGGAGGCAGCGTGCTCACGGGGACTTTCACCGCGCCATCGGCCCCCTTGACCACCAGCGCCACATGCACCGACAAGAGCTGCCGCATTTCGTCGGCCCGCGACTGATCGATCGGGAACCCCATCAGTACCCAGCCAATGACCACAGGCGCCCGCATGGGCACCATCACAAACTGGTAAGGCACGCCGTCCATGACGGCGATCTGGCTGCCCTGGGGTTGCGACGCCAGGCGTGGCACCACCAGGCCCAGCGTGGCAGGAAACCGCTCCATCCGGTCCGACAGGCTCACCGCCCGCAGCTCCAGACGGGTATCCAACAGGGCTGTCACAGCGGCGCCGATGCGGCTACCGTGGTTTTCAAGCACCGACTGGATCGTCTCCTCGTCACCGGAGTTCACCGCCGATCTGAAGCCGTAGTCGGCAGCCAGCAGGGCCGAGCCCTGGCGCAGTCGCTCGGCGTTCTGGTCCAGCAGGCGGCTCCAGATGTTTTCGTCCAGATCCAGGGCCCGTGCGATCTGGGCCCGCGCATTGCGGTCGATAGAGGCCCGCACCACAGCAAACCCGGCCGCCTGCACGATGAGCAGCAGCAACAGCGACAACCCCACCATCCGCAGGATCAGGCTGCGCCGAACCAGGCGCAGCCGCGTCAAGGCTGCAGCCCCGTCATACGCACCGAGGCAGCAGCAGTCCCCGCCGCAGGCACCGTCACCGTTTGCTCCAGTGCCGGGGCGCCCACCGGCAAGCGGATGTGCCAGGTCCTCAGCCTGTAAGTGCCTGGCGGTACGTTGTCGAGCAGCGCCTTGCCACTACCAGCCGGTGTGCGGGCGTAGTAAGGCGTGTCCACCACCAGAATCCAGCCCACCATCTGGTCATGGATATTGCAGCCCAGTGCCACCACCCCCGGTTTGTCGAAAAGAACGGGGTTGGAGGGGGTTCCGCTATAGAGCTTGAGCTCAAACTTCTTGGTCGGAGAAAACGAATACACATGGTGCCGCACCGAGTCGCGGTTAGGAAACAGCACTTCGGTTCCCGCCGTCACCACCAGCACACCGGGCACGAACTGCCTTTTTTCCTGCGCCATTTCGGCGCCAGCCAGCGGCTTGACCTCCTTGCGCGCCTCAGCGGAGTCCAGAAAGACCACCGCGTCCGCCAGTGGTTTGCCCAACGCATCCAGTACGTCCACTTGCAGCGTTCCCGAATGTGCCAGGGTGCTCAGCCCCCCAGGCACACTGCCACGCTGGCCCACCGCACTCGGTCAGCGCAGCGCGCAAGAAGCACAAGGCCTTGCCTCATGGCTCTATGGCCATGCCCAACAGCGGGGCGCCTTCGCCCACCGTCCCCAAAGGCTTGGTGGCGCCGGTGGCCAGGTCCACCTGGTGCAGCAGGGTCTGGCTATGCGCAGCACTGCGCACAGC includes:
- a CDS encoding pseudouridine synthase, which translates into the protein MLRRPAVAAKAAPVRPAPAPRPARAPAPPNYRTATGAFVAPVRQAPVRAAATVAANGLVTSRLNKRMAELGLCSRREADDWIAQGWVKVNGEVAPMGLQVTAADRIDVDKVAQDFQEQRVTILLHKPMGYVSGQAEDGHTPAVALINPRTHWRDDPSRHRFSPPQLRGLAPAGRLDIDSVGLLVLTQDGRVARQIIGEDSEMEKEYLVRVVYQAPGQAVPRHPSERSAPLQEIDERDPVSTNVQAVFPTELLERLRHGLSLDGEALKPAKVDWQNPEQLRFVLTEGKKRQIRRMCELVGLKVVGLKRIRIGRVTLGNLPAGQWRYLSPQERF
- a CDS encoding bifunctional diguanylate cyclase/phosphodiesterase, with translation MVGLSLLLLLIVQAAGFAVVRASIDRNARAQIARALDLDENIWSRLLDQNAERLRQGSALLAADYGFRSAVNSGDEETIQSVLENHGSRIGAAVTALLDTRLELRAVSLSDRMERFPATLGLVVPRLASQPQGSQIAVMDGVPYQFVMVPMRAPVVIGWVLMGFPIDQSRADEMRQLLSVHVALVVKGADGAVKVPVSTLPPDALALLQREAGAVGEIQTAEGTLLARSSQLDSVGGEVRSLLLRSVDEVVAPYRQLQVLLAIITVAGVLLFAAGTGVVAQRLTTPLRSLLAATQRLSRGEYDVPLEHTDRTDEIGNLARSFDHMRVDIGAQQTEIRRLAYWDRLTGLPNRERFRETVVQAIAGSATSEQPLAVLTLDLDRFKHVNDVLGYAFGDRLLQAVAGRLSRQVRSPDDMVARLGGNQFAILLPCADASAAHDIAQRINQSFEEPLAFEDQTVDLSAGIGFACWPDDADDADTLLSRSEIAMYAAKRKLSGALQYDAAFDSASAQTLSLLTELRHAVEHHELRLYLQPKVSLHGQPGLSAEALVRWQHPQRGLVPPMEFIPFAEQTGFVRQLTLWMFDEVARLLADPRTQGLPLRVSVNLSTRDLLDPELSNRLADILVRHDVQASAFCLEITESAIMDDPQRAEAMLNRLSEQGFKLSIDDFGTGYSSLAYLKRLPVDELKIDKSFVMGMETGEDDAMIVRSTIDLAHNLGLTVVAEGVETAGILEHLRTLACDEAQGYHITRPLPVDDFLAWQARQG
- a CDS encoding methylamine utilization protein gives rise to the protein MGQRGSVPGGLSTLAHSGTLQVDVLDALGKPLADAVVFLDSAEARKEVKPLAGAEMAQEKRQFVPGVLVVTAGTEVLFPNRDSVRHHVYSFSPTKKFELKLYSGTPSNPVLFDKPGVVALGCNIHDQMVGWILVVDTPYYARTPAGSGKALLDNVPPGTYRLRTWHIRLPVGAPALEQTVTVPAAGTAAASVRMTGLQP